One segment of Triticum aestivum cultivar Chinese Spring chromosome 2A, IWGSC CS RefSeq v2.1, whole genome shotgun sequence DNA contains the following:
- the LOC123188153 gene encoding protein SHORT-ROOT 1 produces MDTLFRLVSLQASEQQQQQSASYNSRSTTSSGSRSSSHQTNASYNYYHHSSSSGGGGGGGGGQYYYSQQQPQQSYYLEPYQEECGGNAHQHHLYMDEDFSSSSSSRQHFHSHGGAAHPPTSSATPTAPTPPLSTSSTAGGAGHALFEAADLSFPPDLNLDFSSPASSSGAGGTASSAAVGGGGGGRWASQLLMECARAVATRESQRVQQLMWMLNELASPYGDVEQKLASYFLQGLFARLTASGPRTLRTLAAATDRNTSFDSTRRTALRFQELSPWSSFGHVAANGAILESFLEAAAASSEPQRFHILDLSNTFCTQWPTLLEALATRSPDDTPHLSITTVVSAAPSAPTSAVQRVMREIGQRMEKFARLMGVPFRFRAVHHSGDLAELDLDSLDLREGGATTGIAVNCMNSLRGVVPGGARRRGAFAASLRRLEPRVVTVVEEEADLVATDADASDEGGDTEAAFLKVFGEGLRFFSAYMDSLEESFPKTSNERLALERGAGRAIVDLVSCPASESMERRETAAAWARRLRSAGFSPVPFSEDVADDVRSLLRRYREGWSMREAGTDDSAAGAGVFLAWKEQPLVWASAWRP; encoded by the coding sequence ATGGATACGCTGTTTAGGTTGGTTAGCCTCCAAGCctccgagcagcagcagcagcaatcggcGTCGTACAACTCCAGGAGCACCACCTCCAGCGGCTCCAGGTCGTCCTCCCACCAGACCAACGCCTCCTACAACTACTACCAccacagctccagcagcggcggcggcggcggcggcggcggcgggcagtaCTACTACAgccagcagcagccgcagcagtcCTACTACCTGGAGCCGTACCAAGAAGAATGCGGTGGCAACGCCCACCAGCACCACCTCTACATGGATGAagacttctcctcctcctcctcgtcgaggcAGCACTTCCACTCGCACGGCGGGGCGGCCCATCCGCCCACGTCGTCCGCCACGCCCACTGCGCCCACGCCCCCGCTCTCCACCTCGTCCACGGCTGGCGGGGCGGGCCACGCGCTCTTCGAGGCGGCCGACCTCTCTTTCCCGCCGGACCTCAACCTCGACTTCTCGTCCCCGGCCTCGTCGTCCGGCGCCGGGGGCACAGCGTCATCGGCCGCGgtggggggaggcggcggcgggaggtgggCCAGCCAGCTGCTCATGGAGTGCGCGCGCGCGGTTGCGACGCGCGAGAGCCAGCGCGTGCAACAGCTGATGTGGATGCTCAACGAGCTGGCGTCGCCGTACGGGGACGTGGAGCAGAAGCTCGCGTCCTACTTCCTGCAGGGTCTCTTCGCGCGGCTCACGGCGTCCGGCCCCCGGACGCTGCGCACGCTCGCGGCGGCGACCGACCGGAACACGTCCTTCGACTCCACGCGCCGCACCGCGCTGCGCTTCCAGGAGCTCAGCCCCTGGTCGTCGTTCGGGCACGTGGCCGCCAACGGCGCCATACTGGAATCTTTCTTGGAGGCCGCGGCCGCGTCGTCGGAGCCGCAGAGGTTTCACATCCTCGACCTGAGCAACACCTTCTGCACGCAGTGGCCGACGCTGCTCGAGGCCCTGGCCACGCGGTCCCCGGACGACACGCCGCACCTGTCCATCACCACCGTCGTGTCGGCCGCGCCGTCGGCTCCGACGTCCGCCGTGCAGCGCGTGATGCGGGAGATCGGGCAGCGCATGGAGAAGTTCGCGCGGCTGATGGGCGTCCCCTTCCGCTTCCGCGCCGTGCACCACTCCGGGGACCTCGCGGAGCTCGACCTCGACTCGCTCGACCTGCGCGAGGGCGGCGCCACCACCGGCATCGCCGTCAACTGCATGAACTCGCTGCGCGGCGTGGTGCCGGGCGGTGCCCGCCGGCGCGGCGCGTTCGCCGCGTCCCTCCGCCGCCTCGAACCTCGGGTCGTCACCGTGGTCGAGGAGGAGGCGGACCTGGTGGCGACCGACGCCGACGCGTCCGACGAAGGCGGCGACACGGAGGCAGCATTCTTGAAGGTGTTCGGCGAGGGCTTACGGTTCTTCTCGGCTTACATGGACTCGCTAGAGGAGAGCTTCCCCAAGACCAGCAACGAGAGGCTGGCATTGGAGAGGGGAGCAGGGCGTGCCATTGTTGACCTGGTCTCGTGCCCAGCGTCGGAGTCCATGGAGCggcgggagacggcggcggcgtgggcgcggCGGTTGCGGTCGGCCGGGTTCTCACCGGTGCCATTCAGCGAGGACGTAGCCGACGACGTGCGGTCGCTTCTGCGCCGGTACCGGGAGGGCTGGTCGATGCGGGAGGCCGGCACGGATGACTCGGCGGCCGGAGCCGGCGTGTTCCTCGCTTGGAAGGAGCAGCCTCTGGTGTGGGCGAGCGCGTGGAGGCCATGA